Proteins from a single region of Hordeum vulgare subsp. vulgare chromosome 6H, MorexV3_pseudomolecules_assembly, whole genome shotgun sequence:
- the LOC123403880 gene encoding uncharacterized protein LOC123403880 — protein MRKEIIIRMYVNSEKYQTKAMKVAATASGVESVTLAGGDKNLLLVIGDDVDSNKLTKNLKKKVGAAEIVELRTLDTFGVSSLPLPAGTNGAVAAGRSPYNSSQYYQYSAAPSPYAYHHHQSPLAAQGGYGYGYGSSYSRAVARSHPGNYSPLVERHDYYPMDHSSSSGGGSTSYSSVPRRESGSGGCCIQ, from the exons ATGAGG AAGGAGATCATCATTCGGATGTATGTGAACTCGGAGAAATACCAAACCAAAGCCATGAAAGTGGCAGCCACTGCTAGCG GGGTGGAGTCGGTGACGCTGGCCGGCGGCGACAAGAATCTGCTGCTGGTGATTGGCGACGACGTGGACTCGAACAAGCTAACCAAGAACCTCAAAAAGAAGGTGGGCGCTGCGGAGATCGTGGAGCTGAGGACGCTCGACACGTTCGGCGTGTCGTCGCTCCCGCTCCCGGCGGGGACCAACGGGGCTGTTGCGGCGGGGCGGTCGCCGTACAATAGTTCGCAGTACTACCAGTACAGCGCGGCGCCAAGTCCCTATGCCTACCACCACCACCAGTCGCCGCTGGCCGCGCAAGGTGGCTATGGCTACGGCTACGGCAGCAGCTACTCACGCGCGGTGGCGCGCAGCCACCCGGGAAACTACTCGCCCCTGGTTGAGAGGCACGACTACTACCCCATGgaccactcctcctcctccggcggcggCAGCACCAGCTACAGCTCGGTGCCTCGCCGCGAGAGTGGCTCCGGTGGCTGCTGCATACAGTAG